GCTTTACGAGCCAAGTTACACCCCTCTTACTTTCTGAAGGGCATGCCAAGTGCTTCAAGAAGCGCTCTGCCCTCAGCGTCGTTTTTAGCAGTTGTACAAATAGTGATGTTCATACCGCGAGTTTTATCAACTTTATCGTAGTTGATCTCAGGGAACACGATTTGCTCTTTCAAACCCATGTTGTAGTTACCACGGCCGTCGAAACCTTTATTTGGCAAACCGCGGAAGTCTCTTACGCGAGGAAGTGCCAAGGTGTTCAAACGATCCATGAAAGACCACATTTTTTCTCTTCTCAAAGTCACGCGAACACCCAATGGGATGCCAGCACGCAATTTGAAGTTAGAGATAGCTTTTTTAGCTTTAGTGATAACAGCTTTTTGACCAGTGATCGCAGTGATCTCGTCAACAACAGTGTTCAAAATTTTTGGATTTTGAACTGCTTCGCTCAAGCACACGCTTAGAGTGATTTTCTCTAAACGAGGAACTTGCATCACGTTTTTAGCACCCAATTGTTTTTGAAGAGCGGGAGCGATCTCTTTTCTGTATTTTGTATGTAAGCGATTCATCTCATCACCCCTTATAGAACTTCCGGAGCCAAAGATACGATCTTAACGAACGACTTAGCTCTCAATTCTCTGGCAACTGGGCCAAAGATACGTGTTCCAATTGGTTCCTTAGAAGCGTTGATAAGAACTGCAGAGTTATCATCAAAACGGATATAAGATCCGTCTGGACGACGAAGTTTTTGCACTGTTCTTACAACAACTGCTTTAGCAACATCACCTTTTTTAACTTTAGCGTTTGGCAAAGCTTCTTTGATAGAAACAACGATAACATCACCGATAGATGCTACACGGCGTTTTGAACCACCAAGAACCTTTACGCACATAACTTCTTTAGCGCCAGAGTTGTCAGCTACATTTAGTCTAGTTTGCATTTGAATCATGACAACTCCCCTTACGCCTTAGCCGTTTCAACAACTTCAGCCAAAGTCCAACGCTTAGTTTTGCTAAGAGGACGAGTTTCACGGATCTTAACGATGTCACCAGTTTTAGCTTGGTTCTTTTCGTCATGAGCCTTGAAAACAGATGTCTTCTTAACGTACTTACCGTACTTTGGATGTTTCACCATGCGGTAGATGAGGACAGAGATAGTTTTATCCATCTTGTCACTGATAACTTCACCTACGACTTCAATTTTACGTCCTCTAGTATTAGTTTCAGTCATTCTCTACCTCTATCTCGCCACTTTTTTAACAATCGCTGTATTGATTTTAGCGATGTTGCGGCGAAGATTACGAATTTCAATTGGGTTTGAAAGTTGACCAATTGAATTCTTGATACGTGCTTGGAACAACTCTTCAGAAAGAGCTGCTCTTTTCTTCTTCAATTCAGTTACAGAAAGATCTTGAATCTCAACGAACTTCATAAAACTACTCCCTCACCAAGAAACGAGTTTTGAAAGGAAGTTTGTGAGCTGCGCGTTCGAAAGCTTCTTTAGCTTGTTCACGAGTCACACCGTTCATTTCGAAAAGAACTTTTCCAGGAAGAACGCGTGCTACCCACAACTCCGGATTACCTTTACCGCTACCCATACGAGTTTCAGCAGGTTTCTTAGTTACTGGGATGTTCGGGAACACACGGCACCAGATTTTACCACCACGTTTTACTGAACGTGAGATAGCAATACGACCAGCTTCCAACTGACGAGCTGTCAGACGGCCTTCCTCGATAGCTTGAAGACCGTAGTCTCCGAAATCAAGGTTAGAACCTCTGTAAGCAAAACCAGTTGCGCGGCCTACAAATTGTTTACGCCATTTTACTCTTTTAGGACTTAACACGACCTGCCTCCTCAACTTCGCGAGCAGATAAGATATCGCCTTTATAGATCCATACTTTCATGCCGATGATTCCGTATGCAGTCAAAGCTTCAGCAGTACCGTAGTCGATATCTGCACGCAATGTATGAAGAGGAACACTCTTCTCATTGTACCACTCTGAACGAGCAATTTCGGCTCCATCAAGACGTCCTGAAACACGGATCTTGATACCTCTCACGCCGCCTTTGATAGCAGCTGCAATAGCTTTTTTAAGTGCTCTTCTCCAAGAGATACGTTTCTCAAGTTGTTGAGCAATACTCTCAGCGACGAGCTGAGCATCGAGGTCTGGCTTGCGCACTTCTTGGATGCTCAAGAAAACTTCGTTGGGTGTAAGTTTTTGAACTTCCGCTTTAAGTGAATCAATACCAGTACCTTTTTTACCAATTACAACACCTGGACGAGCAGTAGAGATGATGATTTTAATCTTCTTCGCTGCACGTTCCATTTCAATTTTCGCTACACCCGCGTGCTTAAGCTTATTTTTCAAATACTTTCTTAAGCGGATGTCTTCGTGGAGATTTTCAAAATATTGGTTACCCTTCGCATACCAGCGAGAGTCCCACGTTCTGATAACACCAACTCTTAGACCAATTGGATTAACCTTTTGTCCCACGACTATTTCTCCTCGAGTACTACGTTAATGTGGCTGGTCTTCTTGCGAACTCCGAAAGCACGCCCTTGAGCGCGAGGACGGAATCTTTTAAGAACAGGGCCTTGATCAACCCAGATAGCTTTAACATAAAGATTATCAACATCCATAACCTTTTTGTATTCTGCGTTAGCAACCGCAGATTCGATTAGCTTTTTTACCATACCAGCAGTTTTCTTATTCAAGAAAGTGAGAGTTTTTACTGCTTCGTTCACGTCTTTACCGCGAACTAGGTCAACAACCAATCTTGCTTTCTGAGCGCCTACTCTTGCATATTTCAAGCTTGCTTTAACTTCCATAATCAACCTCTATTACTTCTTCGCAGCAGCAGGAGCAGCTGCTTTCTTCTCGGCGTGACCTTGGAAAGTTCTTGTTGGAGCAAACTCACCGAGTTTGTGACCAATCATGTTCTCAGTGATGTAAACTGGAACGAACTTTCTTCCGTTATGAACCGCAAAAGTCAGTCCAATTGTCTCTGGAAGAATTGTTGAGCGGCGAGACCAAGTTTTAATAACTTTTTTATCATTTTTTTCGATCGCAGTGTCGATCTTCTTTTGAAGATGCAAATCGACGAATGGACCTTTTTTAATCGAGCGTGCCACCTTTTACTCCTACTTACGTCTCTTGATAATTGAAGAGTTGGTTCTCTTGTTATTTCTCGTTTTGTAACCCTTACAAGGTTGACCCCAAGGAGTTACCGGGTGATGCCCTTTACCAACACCCTCACCACCACCCAATGGATGGTCGACAGGGTTCATGTGCATACCACGAACTGAAGGACGGATACCTCTCCAACGAGAGCGACCTGCTTTACCAAGATTGATGTTTTCGTTGTCAGTGTTACCAACTTGACCGATTGAAGCTTTGCACACAGACAAGATTTGCTTCAATTCGCCAGACGGCATACGTACTTGGCAGTATTGTTCACCTTTACCAGCCAAAGTTGCTGTAGCACCCGCGCCACGGCAAACTTGACCACCTTTACCCGGACGCATTTCGATGTTGTGGATCACAGTACCAACTGGGATCGCAGCCAAAGAAAGGCAGTTACCTGGTTTGATGTCGGCTTTATCAGAAGAAAGAACTGTATCACCTACGTTCAATCCAACTGGAGCGATGATGTACGCTTTCGCGCCATCTACGTAAGAGATAAGAGCGATACGGCAAGTTCTGTTTGGATCGTACTCGATCGCAACAACTTTTGCTGGA
The window above is part of the Bdellovibrio bacteriovorus genome. Proteins encoded here:
- the rplE gene encoding 50S ribosomal protein L5 yields the protein MNRLHTKYRKEIAPALQKQLGAKNVMQVPRLEKITLSVCLSEAVQNPKILNTVVDEITAITGQKAVITKAKKAISNFKLRAGIPLGVRVTLRREKMWSFMDRLNTLALPRVRDFRGLPNKGFDGRGNYNMGLKEQIVFPEINYDKVDKTRGMNITICTTAKNDAEGRALLEALGMPFRK
- the rplN gene encoding 50S ribosomal protein L14 is translated as MIQMQTRLNVADNSGAKEVMCVKVLGGSKRRVASIGDVIVVSIKEALPNAKVKKGDVAKAVVVRTVQKLRRPDGSYIRFDDNSAVLINASKEPIGTRIFGPVARELRAKSFVKIVSLAPEVL
- the rpsQ gene encoding 30S ribosomal protein S17; its protein translation is MTETNTRGRKIEVVGEVISDKMDKTISVLIYRMVKHPKYGKYVKKTSVFKAHDEKNQAKTGDIVKIRETRPLSKTKRWTLAEVVETAKA
- the rpmC gene encoding 50S ribosomal protein L29, with the translated sequence MKFVEIQDLSVTELKKKRAALSEELFQARIKNSIGQLSNPIEIRNLRRNIAKINTAIVKKVAR
- the rplP gene encoding 50S ribosomal protein L16 encodes the protein MLSPKRVKWRKQFVGRATGFAYRGSNLDFGDYGLQAIEEGRLTARQLEAGRIAISRSVKRGGKIWCRVFPNIPVTKKPAETRMGSGKGNPELWVARVLPGKVLFEMNGVTREQAKEAFERAAHKLPFKTRFLVRE
- the rpsC gene encoding 30S ribosomal protein S3 — its product is MGQKVNPIGLRVGVIRTWDSRWYAKGNQYFENLHEDIRLRKYLKNKLKHAGVAKIEMERAAKKIKIIISTARPGVVIGKKGTGIDSLKAEVQKLTPNEVFLSIQEVRKPDLDAQLVAESIAQQLEKRISWRRALKKAIAAAIKGGVRGIKIRVSGRLDGAEIARSEWYNEKSVPLHTLRADIDYGTAEALTAYGIIGMKVWIYKGDILSAREVEEAGRVKS
- the rplV gene encoding 50S ribosomal protein L22, which gives rise to MEVKASLKYARVGAQKARLVVDLVRGKDVNEAVKTLTFLNKKTAGMVKKLIESAVANAEYKKVMDVDNLYVKAIWVDQGPVLKRFRPRAQGRAFGVRKKTSHINVVLEEK
- the rpsS gene encoding 30S ribosomal protein S19 — its product is MARSIKKGPFVDLHLQKKIDTAIEKNDKKVIKTWSRRSTILPETIGLTFAVHNGRKFVPVYITENMIGHKLGEFAPTRTFQGHAEKKAAAPAAAKK
- the rplB gene encoding 50S ribosomal protein L2, whose protein sequence is MGIKTFAPRSHGRRGMTGFDFKEITKTTPEKSLVEPLHNKAARNNHGQITIRHQGGGHKRKYRLVDFKRTKVDVPAKVVAIEYDPNRTCRIALISYVDGAKAYIIAPVGLNVGDTVLSSDKADIKPGNCLSLAAIPVGTVIHNIEMRPGKGGQVCRGAGATATLAGKGEQYCQVRMPSGELKQILSVCKASIGQVGNTDNENINLGKAGRSRWRGIRPSVRGMHMNPVDHPLGGGEGVGKGHHPVTPWGQPCKGYKTRNNKRTNSSIIKRRK